From a region of the Gordonia sp. PP30 genome:
- a CDS encoding GNAT family N-acetyltransferase — protein MPADRPVLIELVTDPGAAAEIAFVAAVTFPLACPPHSTRENIAAHLAGSLTPEHFAHWITGDDHDVLVARDGRGGPPIGYSLIGYGPPADPAVRDALPGGRAVEVSKMYVLPDHHGTGRGARPSHLLMAAALDAGRARGAESAWLGVNQLNARALTYYRKMGFAVAGTRSFDMNGAVEHDYVMVRGL, from the coding sequence ATGCCCGCCGATCGCCCCGTCCTCATCGAACTCGTCACCGATCCCGGCGCCGCCGCGGAGATCGCGTTCGTCGCCGCGGTGACCTTCCCTCTCGCCTGCCCGCCGCATTCCACCCGGGAGAACATCGCCGCGCATCTCGCCGGTTCCCTCACCCCGGAGCACTTCGCGCACTGGATCACCGGCGACGACCACGACGTGCTCGTCGCCCGGGACGGCCGCGGCGGACCGCCGATCGGATACAGCCTGATCGGGTACGGGCCGCCGGCCGATCCTGCGGTGCGCGACGCCCTGCCGGGCGGGCGGGCCGTCGAGGTCTCCAAGATGTACGTCCTGCCCGACCATCACGGCACCGGCCGCGGCGCCCGCCCGTCGCATCTCCTGATGGCCGCCGCGCTGGATGCGGGCCGTGCCCGTGGCGCGGAGTCCGCCTGGCTCGGGGTCAACCAGCTCAATGCGCGCGCCCTGACCTACTACCGCAAGATGGGCTTCGCGGTGGCGGGCACCAGGAGCTTCGACATGAACGGCGCGGTGGAGCACGACTACGTCATGGTGCGGGGGCTGTAG
- a CDS encoding MarR family transcriptional regulator, whose translation MTTIVGRRQELLLDRAGGDRDVELLMGLLTTARRVIRAYNAGLAEHDVTDGRFAALLAIDAEPGITPAALADRLVVTRATVTGLVDNLVKRDLVIREADETDRRTLALHLTEDGRATVATVAPLVTGWFTAVADGIEPADRDAAWRTFAQIQANVRDRSPGTDV comes from the coding sequence ATGACCACTATCGTCGGACGCCGCCAGGAACTCCTCCTCGACCGCGCCGGCGGCGACCGCGACGTCGAACTCCTCATGGGACTGCTGACGACGGCCCGGCGGGTCATCCGGGCCTACAACGCCGGCCTGGCCGAGCATGACGTGACCGACGGACGCTTCGCCGCGCTGCTCGCCATCGACGCCGAGCCGGGAATCACCCCCGCGGCGCTCGCCGACCGGCTCGTGGTCACCCGGGCGACGGTCACCGGACTCGTCGACAACCTCGTCAAGCGCGATCTGGTGATCCGCGAGGCCGACGAGACCGATCGCCGCACCCTCGCCCTGCACCTCACCGAGGACGGGCGCGCGACCGTCGCGACCGTGGCACCGCTCGTGACCGGCTGGTTCACCGCCGTCGCCGACGGCATCGAGCCGGCCGACCGGGACGCGGCCTGGCGCACCTTCGCGCAGATCCAGGCGAACGTCCGTGACCGGTCGCCCGGTACCGACGTCTGA
- a CDS encoding asparagine synthase C-terminal domain-containing protein → MPDSRVTGVAAQYVADDPQEMAYRTEALITNLDDATDRVIDLLRRRIHAVVAAHPGRPALMLSGGIDSILVAAVCADLGLAPYALTVVTESDTKLEDLRGRDVARLLAFPHEVVDLDADRLVDAAIDCIRRLGTWELWEITSAIPVQAAFGRFAQLDAGPVFTGAGSDALFMGGGALRADPDSTAGLAEFRSTVTAKVSANFTRHRLVPDYYERLLGDRSGLFIQIFQTATFWRYAMSLSPGLLWRHGPDGRVYDKFVLRNAAARLGVPPGYVWTDKAPLQVSSGVIGALMRTARADIAAQPGQQTYDDPRHEPLEHTIVRQYLRHLDGTNR, encoded by the coding sequence ATGCCTGACTCGCGTGTGACCGGCGTCGCAGCGCAGTACGTGGCCGACGATCCCCAGGAGATGGCATACCGTACCGAAGCCCTCATCACGAACCTCGACGACGCCACGGACCGGGTCATCGATCTGCTGCGTCGTCGTATTCACGCCGTCGTGGCCGCCCATCCCGGCCGTCCTGCGCTGATGTTGTCGGGCGGTATCGACTCGATTCTGGTTGCGGCGGTGTGCGCTGATCTCGGTCTCGCGCCGTATGCACTCACCGTCGTCACCGAATCAGACACCAAACTGGAAGATCTCCGCGGCCGTGACGTCGCACGACTTCTCGCGTTTCCTCACGAGGTGGTCGATCTCGATGCCGATCGACTCGTCGACGCCGCCATCGATTGCATTCGACGCCTCGGCACCTGGGAACTCTGGGAGATCACCTCCGCGATACCGGTGCAGGCGGCATTCGGGCGCTTTGCGCAGCTTGACGCCGGGCCGGTGTTCACCGGGGCCGGATCCGACGCCCTTTTCATGGGCGGCGGCGCGCTCAGGGCCGATCCGGACTCGACCGCGGGGCTCGCCGAATTCCGCAGCACCGTCACCGCGAAGGTCTCCGCCAATTTCACCCGCCACCGGTTAGTGCCCGATTACTACGAACGGCTTCTCGGCGACCGCTCTGGACTGTTCATTCAGATCTTCCAGACGGCCACCTTCTGGCGCTATGCAATGTCGCTGAGCCCCGGTCTGCTCTGGCGCCACGGGCCCGACGGCCGGGTCTACGACAAGTTCGTTCTCAGGAACGCGGCGGCCCGGCTCGGCGTGCCACCCGGATACGTGTGGACCGACAAAGCTCCGCTCCAGGTCTCATCGGGAGTCATCGGAGCTCTCATGCGTACCGCGCGCGCAGATATCGCCGCTCAGCCCGGCCAGCAGACGTATGACGATCCTCGTCATGAACCACTGGAACACACCATCGTCCGGCAGTATCTGCGGCATCTCGACGGGACGAACCGATGA
- a CDS encoding helix-turn-helix domain-containing protein — MVSRVVVLADDGVMPFEMSLAGRVFGTAADGDGNPLYDVKVCTSDGAPVTASGGFDVVPRHGPDTLRHADLVVVAPSAQHATLTPDGPPSPLAAALGAVPAHARIASICLASYVLAAAGHLDGRTATTHWAAADHFARTFPRVTVDPGALYVDEGRYLTAAGATSGIDLMLHLIRAEYGSAVANDVARRCVVPSWRDGGQLQYIAQPVPEFDGDDLAPTLEWARDHLGDPLTVDTLARHARVSRRTFTRRFREATGTSPMAWLLDQRTEYAKLLLETTAYPVDDVAHRAGFGTGSALRKQLRLKHGVSPSSYRRAYRR; from the coding sequence ATGGTCTCCCGCGTGGTCGTCCTCGCCGACGACGGAGTGATGCCCTTCGAGATGAGCCTCGCCGGCCGGGTCTTCGGCACGGCCGCCGACGGCGACGGGAACCCGCTCTACGACGTCAAGGTGTGCACCAGCGACGGCGCGCCGGTCACCGCGTCCGGCGGGTTCGACGTGGTGCCCCGGCACGGCCCGGACACCCTGCGCCATGCCGATCTCGTCGTCGTGGCGCCGTCGGCACAGCACGCGACCCTCACCCCCGACGGTCCGCCGTCACCGCTGGCCGCCGCCCTCGGCGCCGTCCCGGCGCACGCGCGCATCGCCTCGATCTGTCTGGCGTCGTACGTGCTCGCCGCCGCGGGTCATCTCGACGGCCGCACGGCGACCACCCATTGGGCCGCCGCCGATCATTTCGCGCGCACCTTCCCGCGGGTCACGGTCGACCCCGGCGCACTCTACGTGGACGAGGGGCGGTATCTGACCGCCGCGGGCGCCACCAGCGGGATCGACCTGATGCTCCATCTGATCCGCGCCGAATACGGCAGCGCCGTCGCCAACGACGTCGCCCGCCGCTGCGTCGTCCCGTCCTGGCGCGACGGCGGCCAGCTGCAATACATCGCGCAGCCGGTCCCCGAGTTCGACGGCGACGATCTCGCCCCCACCCTGGAATGGGCGCGCGACCATCTCGGCGACCCGCTCACCGTCGACACCCTCGCCCGCCACGCGCGGGTGTCCCGCCGCACCTTCACCCGCCGGTTCCGGGAGGCCACCGGGACCAGCCCGATGGCCTGGCTGCTCGATCAGCGCACCGAGTACGCCAAGCTTCTGCTGGAGACCACCGCGTATCCCGTCGACGACGTGGCGCATCGCGCGGGTTTCGGGACCGGGAGCGCTCTGCGCAAGCAGCTGCGCCTCAAACACGGCGTCTCGCCGTCGTCGTACCGGCGGGCGTACCGGCGGTGA
- a CDS encoding FUSC family protein — protein sequence MDWTAFLDSAKRGLAPAGRPLQDRPRLLRVAVGMIAATVAAFFFDEAGALLVTIGAFLTAIAAIMPHDRSRLGATGLTSILMVTAAAAGLAVGTDWWAVVPVLVVMFFASGMLRAVSAGLSIRILVLSFVFLALAEMEPELPTGYGVTIGFFAFGVAIMYAAQFLPPFDGRNRAQRTAVGTFYRTVSSPEEYSAPALLAADRTLAHLRLRDDDEIDRLTQLTEYGEQIAQLLLVIERRPATDASTRALTAAVRSQTAAIGDRIASGAIGGPDLVDVTWPRPVTGATETALAHAVDAATALVAGRSAPPASDERRVPTSWELIRDQLTPTSHVFQHAVRLTVVSTLAVALGIVISAYLPSDQMLSGHGFWIVIATALIVFPDYGSTMARGIGRTTGTVLGMGLGIALAFVPYHHITHGLILLALFLLYLAFRSMGQLYTMLFVVAWIAHLTPGVLGATTRAGATVIGVVLAFAAFLLFPSYQRRMLTRRLRAWALSAADKLDALAALWSHNTEAGRRHVADTTVRGRLARLDFCDSARQALVEPADKHGRWTNAALLPSVDSVSRIGATLAGFAALGQTLTDDDRPGKIVHADLLAREFRALADDLASADARDVFGSATAGRVRPAADGESSEGQNCDVVITARSIDDELAGFVDRLRPLTSRRAR from the coding sequence ATGGATTGGACAGCCTTCCTCGACTCCGCCAAGCGCGGCCTCGCCCCCGCGGGGAGACCGCTCCAGGACCGCCCACGTCTGCTCCGCGTCGCCGTGGGCATGATCGCCGCCACGGTCGCCGCCTTCTTCTTCGACGAGGCCGGCGCCCTGCTGGTCACCATCGGCGCCTTTCTCACCGCGATCGCCGCGATCATGCCGCACGACCGCTCTCGGCTGGGCGCCACCGGCCTGACCTCGATCCTGATGGTCACCGCCGCCGCGGCCGGCCTGGCCGTCGGGACCGATTGGTGGGCGGTGGTGCCCGTCCTGGTCGTCATGTTCTTCGCGTCCGGCATGCTGCGCGCCGTCTCGGCGGGACTCAGTATCCGCATCCTCGTGCTCTCGTTCGTCTTCCTCGCCCTCGCCGAGATGGAGCCGGAGCTCCCGACCGGCTACGGCGTCACCATCGGCTTCTTCGCTTTCGGCGTCGCGATCATGTACGCCGCGCAGTTCCTGCCGCCTTTCGACGGCCGGAACCGGGCGCAGCGCACGGCGGTCGGCACCTTCTACCGGACCGTCTCGTCCCCGGAGGAGTACAGCGCACCGGCCCTGCTCGCCGCGGACCGCACGCTCGCGCATCTCCGGCTGCGCGACGACGACGAGATCGACCGGCTCACCCAGCTCACCGAGTACGGCGAGCAGATCGCCCAGCTGCTGCTGGTGATCGAAAGACGGCCCGCGACCGACGCGAGTACACGCGCGCTGACCGCCGCCGTGCGCTCCCAGACGGCCGCGATCGGCGACCGGATCGCCTCCGGTGCGATCGGCGGCCCCGACCTTGTCGACGTCACCTGGCCGCGGCCGGTCACCGGCGCCACCGAAACCGCACTGGCCCACGCCGTCGACGCCGCCACCGCGCTGGTCGCCGGACGATCGGCCCCGCCGGCATCCGACGAACGCCGTGTCCCGACCAGCTGGGAACTGATCCGCGACCAGCTCACCCCGACGTCGCACGTCTTCCAGCACGCGGTACGGCTGACCGTCGTGTCCACCCTCGCGGTGGCCCTGGGCATCGTGATCTCCGCCTACCTGCCGTCCGACCAGATGCTCTCCGGCCACGGCTTCTGGATCGTGATCGCCACCGCGCTCATCGTCTTTCCCGACTACGGATCGACCATGGCACGCGGGATCGGCCGCACGACCGGCACCGTTCTCGGCATGGGCCTGGGTATCGCTCTCGCCTTCGTCCCCTACCACCACATCACGCACGGCCTGATCCTGCTGGCGCTGTTCCTGCTGTACCTGGCGTTCCGGTCGATGGGCCAGCTCTACACGATGCTCTTCGTCGTCGCGTGGATCGCGCACCTGACGCCCGGGGTTCTCGGCGCCACCACCCGCGCCGGCGCCACGGTGATCGGCGTGGTCCTCGCGTTCGCCGCCTTCTTGCTGTTCCCCAGCTATCAGCGCCGGATGCTCACCCGCCGGCTGCGGGCCTGGGCGCTGTCGGCGGCCGACAAGCTCGACGCCCTCGCCGCACTGTGGAGTCACAACACCGAGGCCGGCCGTCGGCACGTCGCCGACACCACCGTGCGCGGCCGGCTCGCCCGCCTCGACTTCTGCGATTCGGCGCGGCAGGCCCTGGTCGAACCCGCCGACAAGCACGGCCGGTGGACGAATGCGGCCCTGCTGCCGTCGGTCGACTCGGTCAGCCGGATCGGCGCCACCCTCGCCGGTTTCGCCGCGCTCGGCCAGACCCTGACCGACGACGACCGCCCCGGCAAGATCGTCCACGCCGATCTGCTGGCGCGCGAGTTCCGCGCCCTCGCCGACGATCTCGCGTCCGCGGATGCCCGGGACGTCTTCGGCTCGGCGACCGCCGGACGCGTCCGGCCGGCCGCCGACGGTGAAAGCTCCGAGGGTCAGAACTGCGACGTGGTGATCACCGCGCGGTCGATCGACGACGAGCTCGCCGGCTTCGTCGACCGGCTCCGGCCGCTCACCTCACGTCGGGCACGATGA
- a CDS encoding NADP-dependent oxidoreductase, whose protein sequence is MTVTTTATTTMRAIASTRLGPAEVLESVEVPRPVPGPSHVLIRVVSTGLNPTDWGHRAIPGFLGEPRPSVPRILGWEVAGVVEEVGLGVGIHRPGDLVFGMLPYPFGVGGAADYVVAPARSMVPVPENLPLTAAGAVPLAALTAWQALVDVAGVRPGQRVLIHAAAGGVGHVAVQIAKHLGAVVIGTASAANHDLLRELGADEMIDYRTDDFAAAAGEVDVVLDAIGGEATARSLAITRPGGTIVSLNLLVTEPLGAAAEAAGVRHVPMLVEADQAGMAAVAGLIASGALRPVIAGSYDLHDVDEVRAAHRRGEAGHVAGKLVLVVP, encoded by the coding sequence ATGACCGTCACCACCACCGCCACCACCACCATGCGGGCGATCGCCTCCACGCGCCTCGGCCCGGCCGAGGTCCTGGAATCGGTCGAGGTGCCGCGCCCGGTTCCGGGACCGTCGCACGTGCTGATCCGGGTGGTCTCCACCGGGCTTAATCCGACGGACTGGGGTCATCGGGCGATCCCAGGGTTCCTCGGCGAGCCGCGGCCGTCGGTGCCGCGGATCCTGGGCTGGGAGGTGGCCGGCGTCGTCGAGGAGGTCGGGCTGGGCGTCGGTATCCACCGGCCGGGCGACCTGGTCTTCGGGATGCTGCCGTATCCGTTCGGGGTGGGCGGCGCCGCCGACTACGTGGTCGCGCCGGCGCGGTCGATGGTGCCGGTGCCGGAGAACCTGCCGCTCACCGCCGCGGGGGCGGTGCCGCTTGCCGCGCTGACCGCCTGGCAGGCGCTCGTCGACGTCGCCGGGGTGCGACCCGGCCAGCGGGTGCTGATCCATGCCGCGGCCGGTGGCGTCGGGCATGTCGCGGTGCAGATCGCCAAGCATCTCGGGGCGGTCGTGATCGGCACGGCGAGCGCCGCCAATCACGACCTGCTGCGCGAACTCGGCGCCGACGAGATGATCGACTACCGCACCGACGACTTCGCAGCGGCCGCGGGCGAGGTGGACGTGGTGCTCGACGCGATCGGCGGCGAGGCGACCGCGCGGTCGCTGGCGATCACCCGGCCGGGCGGCACGATCGTCTCGCTCAACCTGCTGGTCACCGAACCGCTCGGCGCCGCCGCCGAGGCCGCGGGAGTCCGCCATGTGCCCATGCTCGTGGAGGCCGACCAGGCCGGGATGGCCGCCGTCGCCGGCCTGATCGCCTCGGGCGCGCTGCGCCCGGTGATCGCCGGCAGCTACGACCTGCACGACGTCGACGAGGTCCGCGCGGCGCATCGCCGAGGCGAGGCCGGGCACGTCGCGGGGAAGCTGGTGCTCGTCGTGCCGTGA
- the zapE gene encoding cell division protein ZapE: protein MVARLSDRNPVIAADALIGEMVPPSMFDHVSFDSYIPDPNEPSQAAAVAAARDFVARASKIRSGGKRGLFRKAAPPHGIGLYLDGGFGVGKTHLLASIYHSMPGPKAFATFGEVTNLVGALGYTDALERLSGHSVLCIDEFELDDPGDTMVVSRLLSELSARGVSIVATSNTLPGQLGEGRFAAADFLREIQKLSGIFESVRVDGPDYRHRDLPPAPEPVTDGELLAKAEATPGATLDSFSELSAHLAKLHPSKYKSLVDGVTLVCISDVEPAQDQAVALRLVALTDRLYDADIPVVTSGVKLDEIFTPEMVAGGYRKKYLRATSRLLALSRFAEAEGAVSAG from the coding sequence ATGGTGGCACGACTCTCCGACCGAAACCCGGTGATCGCGGCGGACGCTTTGATCGGGGAGATGGTCCCCCCGTCGATGTTCGATCACGTCAGCTTCGACTCCTATATCCCGGACCCCAACGAGCCCAGCCAGGCGGCGGCGGTGGCCGCCGCTCGCGACTTCGTGGCGCGCGCGTCCAAGATCCGCTCCGGCGGCAAGCGCGGCCTGTTCCGCAAGGCGGCGCCCCCGCACGGCATCGGCCTCTACCTCGACGGCGGGTTCGGTGTCGGCAAGACGCACCTGCTGGCATCGATCTATCACTCGATGCCCGGGCCCAAGGCGTTCGCCACCTTCGGCGAGGTGACCAACCTGGTCGGCGCCCTCGGCTACACCGACGCGCTGGAGCGCCTTTCCGGGCACAGCGTGCTCTGTATCGACGAGTTCGAGCTCGACGATCCGGGCGACACGATGGTGGTGTCCCGCCTGCTCAGCGAGTTGAGCGCCCGCGGCGTCTCGATCGTGGCCACGTCGAACACGCTGCCGGGGCAGCTCGGCGAGGGCCGTTTCGCCGCCGCCGACTTCCTGCGGGAGATCCAGAAGCTGTCCGGCATCTTCGAGAGCGTGCGGGTCGACGGCCCCGACTACCGGCACCGCGATCTGCCGCCGGCACCCGAGCCGGTCACCGACGGGGAACTCCTCGCCAAGGCGGAGGCGACGCCGGGCGCGACCCTCGACAGCTTCTCCGAGCTCAGCGCGCACCTGGCCAAGCTGCACCCGTCCAAGTACAAGTCGCTGGTCGACGGTGTGACCCTGGTCTGCATCTCCGACGTGGAACCCGCCCAGGATCAGGCCGTCGCGCTGCGGCTGGTGGCGCTGACCGACCGCCTGTACGACGCCGACATCCCGGTGGTGACCTCCGGCGTGAAGCTCGACGAGATCTTCACCCCGGAGATGGTGGCCGGTGGCTACCGCAAGAAGTACCTGCGCGCCACCTCGCGTCTGCTCGCGCTGTCCCGGTTCGCCGAGGCGGAGGGGGCGGTGTCGGCCGGCTGA
- a CDS encoding dihydrofolate reductase family protein codes for MIPAELQDEYRWPAGPWLRTNFVYSIDGSLTRDQHSAGLSGPADNALLHHLRATADAVVVGASTATAEDYIGISLPDDEALARERRGQGGPPALVVVTASGRIGSPHRFITQTITGNFLLLTSTDHDAVDRAVAAIDASNGTMELLHAPDGLAEGLSLLHNRGYSHLLCEGGPTLTDALLRDDLVDELCITLSPNIGGEGRPRPTAAVTADFVPTVTGIVDHFLFTRWTRTDKEPR; via the coding sequence ATGATCCCGGCCGAACTACAGGATGAGTACCGTTGGCCCGCCGGACCGTGGCTCCGCACCAATTTCGTCTATTCGATCGACGGCAGTCTGACCCGAGATCAACACTCGGCGGGCCTCTCCGGACCCGCAGACAACGCACTCCTCCACCATCTGCGGGCCACCGCCGATGCCGTCGTGGTCGGGGCATCCACGGCAACCGCCGAGGACTACATCGGCATCTCGCTGCCCGACGACGAGGCCCTGGCCCGGGAGAGACGCGGTCAAGGCGGGCCGCCGGCGCTCGTCGTGGTGACCGCATCCGGCCGGATCGGGAGTCCTCATCGCTTCATCACCCAAACCATCACCGGCAACTTCCTGCTACTGACTTCCACCGATCACGATGCTGTCGATCGCGCCGTCGCGGCAATAGACGCGTCGAACGGGACCATGGAACTGCTGCACGCACCCGACGGACTCGCCGAGGGCCTGTCGCTGCTCCATAACCGTGGTTATTCCCATCTGCTCTGTGAGGGCGGGCCAACGCTGACCGACGCCCTTCTGCGCGACGACCTCGTCGACGAGCTCTGCATCACCCTCTCACCGAACATCGGTGGTGAGGGACGACCACGTCCCACAGCGGCAGTCACCGCCGATTTCGTCCCCACGGTGACCGGCATCGTCGACCATTTTCTGTTCACGCGCTGGACCCGAACCGACAAGGAGCCCCGGTGA
- a CDS encoding tetratricopeptide repeat protein: protein MTDIDALRARLLIARVPGDAVRTSANITSIVNDLSREDMDVLAAILHDDADTRHAGSDVSAQWFATQQQHTEAGTAWPSYLSEWLTSIRSPDDHDEAFELASSAITWQLRIAHTALLNALTLGQVITEMESSDPHFQTHLAILLQTARYDFNFIRIEQILNAVGESVTNSSLYYRAMLQYSRMGRAKQVTADEIETIAGAARDSEKILSLLLHGLWFTSGRAYAEQMLALGSRLLELNPDNAVTHMRMASAYRRLGRFDDAIRAINDAIKLHPPADREAHNDFKLERVTIAIQQDAKLRLDAEIARQLEIEGGRQRRKLNSLIERTNDQLSDSLFKVVEILGVFTAIIGAIATVVASNAAGDGIEWWGRVLIVLAGGLIILGFFALLRWIVRPPRPTAVDDASEDEITALREESHA, encoded by the coding sequence ATGACCGACATCGACGCGCTGCGCGCGCGACTGCTGATCGCACGGGTGCCCGGTGACGCGGTCCGAACGAGTGCGAACATCACTTCGATCGTCAACGACCTTTCGCGCGAGGACATGGACGTCCTCGCTGCGATTCTTCACGATGACGCCGACACGCGACATGCGGGATCAGACGTGAGCGCGCAGTGGTTCGCCACACAGCAACAGCACACCGAAGCGGGCACCGCATGGCCGTCCTATCTCTCCGAGTGGCTGACGTCGATTCGCAGCCCCGACGACCACGACGAGGCGTTCGAACTCGCTTCGTCGGCAATTACATGGCAGTTGAGGATCGCCCACACCGCGCTCCTCAACGCACTGACGCTTGGCCAGGTCATCACCGAGATGGAGTCGTCGGACCCGCACTTCCAGACGCACCTGGCGATCCTGCTCCAGACCGCACGCTATGACTTCAACTTCATCCGGATTGAGCAGATCCTCAACGCGGTCGGAGAGTCGGTCACCAACTCGTCGCTGTACTACCGTGCGATGCTTCAATACAGCCGAATGGGCCGGGCGAAACAGGTCACAGCGGACGAGATCGAGACCATCGCCGGGGCCGCTCGGGATTCCGAGAAGATCCTCTCACTGCTTCTGCACGGATTGTGGTTCACCTCTGGCCGGGCCTACGCAGAACAAATGCTCGCGCTCGGCAGCCGACTGCTCGAATTGAATCCCGACAACGCGGTCACTCACATGCGGATGGCGTCGGCTTACCGCCGACTCGGCCGGTTCGACGACGCCATCCGCGCCATCAACGACGCCATCAAGCTGCATCCCCCGGCTGATCGCGAAGCCCACAACGACTTCAAGCTGGAACGCGTCACCATCGCCATCCAGCAGGACGCCAAGCTGCGCCTCGACGCCGAGATCGCCCGCCAGTTGGAGATCGAAGGCGGTAGGCAGCGTCGCAAGCTCAACTCCCTGATCGAGCGAACAAACGACCAGCTGTCCGATTCCCTGTTCAAGGTCGTGGAGATCCTCGGCGTATTCACTGCGATCATCGGTGCCATCGCGACTGTCGTCGCCAGTAATGCCGCCGGCGACGGGATCGAGTGGTGGGGGCGGGTGTTGATCGTGCTCGCGGGCGGCCTCATCATCCTCGGTTTCTTCGCTCTACTCAGATGGATCGTGCGGCCACCGCGACCGACTGCGGTCGACGACGCCAGCGAGGACGAGATAACTGCACTCCGGGAGGAATCGCATGCCTGA
- a CDS encoding alpha/beta fold hydrolase, producing the protein MIRPPTFRLLATLATAAVLATACTPGPEAGPDIVRGDHGGAGATAPDKLPNLPAPKRDLNYSNCAGRLAETYGVAQPDGIRLECATFDSPIDPAKPDGSTLSVGVVRASKAETPKDAAPLVLTTGTDLPSSRLALTLNSSAIGPLLDRHPLVLVDRRGIGESAEIDCLTRSQRSIIADDGAAGTRDVEARVTALATATRAGADLCNDTLSPNQLDFADADAAADLEQLRTRWQVDRIGLVGVGSGATVALAYQGAHPSRVGRLILDSPVGLNVAATPAAAARAAGVQNSLATFATRCSNTGCSLGADGLGMLNRVVGAGASGGLPGLSDTSVLAAITTALALGDTSPDGLGRLADAISAADRGDSGKLAALATAADGVRDSDGQLLARCNDLVGRPGLAEISGLATSWGRDAPLTANSAALGLARCDGWGVADPAKAPETFAVSPLILLGQNDPINGLKITESLTPLMVTAGASPTTVSWDGLGYSVLSRSECAADVVAEYLGDVKLSGPAERACPA; encoded by the coding sequence GTGATCCGGCCCCCCACCTTCCGCCTGCTCGCGACCCTCGCCACCGCCGCCGTGCTGGCCACCGCCTGCACCCCCGGCCCGGAGGCGGGGCCGGACATCGTGCGCGGCGACCACGGCGGTGCGGGCGCGACGGCGCCGGACAAGCTCCCGAATCTCCCCGCACCCAAGCGGGATCTGAACTACTCGAACTGCGCGGGCCGGCTCGCGGAGACCTACGGCGTCGCGCAGCCCGACGGTATCCGCCTGGAATGCGCGACCTTCGACTCCCCGATCGATCCGGCCAAGCCCGACGGCTCCACCCTGTCGGTGGGCGTGGTGCGTGCCAGCAAGGCCGAGACCCCGAAGGATGCCGCACCGCTGGTGCTCACCACCGGCACCGATCTGCCCAGTTCCCGGCTGGCACTGACCCTGAACAGCAGCGCGATCGGCCCGCTGCTCGACCGGCATCCGCTGGTCCTGGTCGACCGGCGCGGGATCGGCGAGTCCGCCGAGATCGACTGCCTCACCCGCAGCCAGCGCAGCATCATCGCCGACGACGGCGCCGCGGGCACCCGCGACGTCGAGGCCCGCGTCACGGCGCTGGCCACCGCGACCCGCGCCGGCGCCGACCTCTGCAACGACACGCTGTCGCCGAATCAGCTGGACTTCGCCGACGCCGACGCGGCCGCCGATCTGGAGCAACTGCGCACCCGCTGGCAGGTGGACCGGATCGGGCTGGTCGGCGTCGGCAGCGGCGCCACCGTCGCGCTCGCGTACCAGGGCGCCCATCCCAGCCGGGTGGGCCGGCTGATCCTGGACTCTCCCGTCGGCCTGAACGTCGCGGCCACGCCGGCCGCGGCGGCGCGTGCGGCCGGAGTGCAGAACTCGCTCGCCACCTTCGCCACCCGCTGCTCCAACACGGGCTGCAGTCTCGGCGCCGACGGCCTCGGCATGCTCAACCGGGTGGTCGGTGCGGGCGCCAGCGGCGGCCTGCCGGGCCTGTCCGACACGTCGGTCCTCGCCGCGATCACCACGGCGCTGGCCCTCGGCGACACCTCGCCGGACGGCCTGGGGAGACTCGCCGACGCGATCAGCGCCGCCGACCGCGGCGATTCCGGGAAGCTCGCCGCCCTGGCCACGGCCGCGGACGGTGTCCGCGACTCCGACGGTCAGCTCCTGGCCCGGTGCAACGACCTCGTCGGGCGTCCGGGCCTCGCCGAGATCTCCGGGCTGGCGACGTCGTGGGGCCGGGATGCGCCGCTGACGGCGAACTCCGCGGCGCTCGGGCTCGCCCGGTGCGACGGCTGGGGCGTCGCCGACCCGGCGAAGGCACCGGAGACCTTCGCGGTGTCCCCGCTGATCCTGCTCGGCCAGAACGACCCGATCAACGGACTCAAGATCACCGAGAGCCTCACCCCGCTGATGGTGACGGCCGGCGCGTCGCCGACGACGGTCAGCTGGGACGGCCTCGGCTACAGCGTCCTGTCCCGCAGCGAGTGCGCGGCCGACGTCGTCGCCGAATATCTGGGTGACGTGAAACTCTCCGGCCCGGCCGAACGCGCGTGCCCCGCCTGA